In Biomphalaria glabrata chromosome 11, xgBioGlab47.1, whole genome shotgun sequence, the following proteins share a genomic window:
- the LOC106069234 gene encoding uncharacterized protein LOC106069234, translating into MLRLHRMRRLYRKLPRLVSVRPKFRRQAIFILRVLAIVLLCLLTLAFVTPARNLVGYFFIPASWFHLSSGQIIQMFYLEEVRYPVELGEKITCEAIKAKIESVDWTKLVSTLDSLPAYDDHYFSQLVEHADVYGVSKEDVSLIHMKYAPFKPPMSSAMQRQLRLTYKIFHLAMTTFNVTYFLCEGTMLGSYRHHGFIPWDDDMDLCMNGSDWLRVKQILHCIPDYDVDTRSYMMYKFFSKKNNLLKGDDFLRTPYIDIFFFTENAEYIWALSRIKKHRIVFRKEDIFPLTYRPFEDIIAPVPRKVEHFCTTMYDPTTCVSRDFDHLKDRPLVPFLEYQYTPCDVFKNIYPFVERKNFILQGKNVTIEYKQIGKKVLSNYTVYH; encoded by the exons ATGCTCCGGCTCCACCGGATGAGACGTCTGTACAGGAAGCTTCCTCGTCTGGTCAGCGTCCGGCCGAAGTTCAGGAGACAAGCCATTTTCATCCTACGCGTTCTGGCTATTGTGCTCCTGTGTCTTTTGACCCTGGCATTCGTTACCCCTGCAAGAAACCTGGTCGGTTACTTCTTCATCCCCGCCTCCTGGTTCCACCTCAGCTCTGGCCAGATCATTCAGATGTTTTATTTGGAGGAAGTCAGGTACCCAGTGGAACTGGGCGAGAAAATAACGTGCGAGGCAATAAAG GCCAAGATAGAGTCAGTGGATTGGACCAAACTTGTCTCCACACTGGACAGCCTCCCTGCTTACGATGACCACTATTTCTCCCAGCTTGTGGAGCATGCTGATGTGTATGGAGTGTCCAAAGAAGACGTCAGTCTCATTCATATGAA ATATGCGCCCTTCAAGCCGCCCATGTCCTCAGCGATGCAACGCCAGCTTCGACTGACCTATAAAATCTTCCATTTGGCTATGACGACCTTCAACGTGACCTATTTCTTGTGTGAGGGGACAATGCTGGGATCCTATCGCCATCACGGTTTCATCCCTTGGGACGATGACATGGATCTCTGCATGAACGGATCTGATTGGTTGCGGGTAAAACAG ATACTTCATTGTATTCCAGACTACGACGTGGATACAAGAAGCTACATGATGTACAAGTTTTTCTCTAAGAAAAACAATCTTCTGAAAGGAGATGACTTCCTTCGGACACCTTACATCGACATCTTCTTCTTCACGGAAAACGCCGAGTACATCTGGGCGCTGTCGAGGATCAAGAAGCACCGGATAGTTTTCCGCAAGGAAGACATCTTTCCGCTGACTTACCGGCCCTTTGAAGACATCATAGCGCCGGTGCCTAGGAAGGTGGAACACTTCTGTACGACCATGTACGACCCCACCACCTGCGTCAGCAGAGATTTTGACCACTTGAAGGATCGGCCTTTAGTGCCGTTCTTGGAGTATCAGTACACTCCTTGCGATGTCTTCAAGAACATTTACCCCTTTGTAGAGCGCAAAAATTTCATTCTTCAGGGAAAAAATGTGACGATAGAGTATAAGCAGATAGGGAAAAAAGTATTGAGTAATTATACTGTGTATCATTAG